Proteins encoded within one genomic window of Phototrophicus methaneseepsis:
- a CDS encoding vWA domain-containing protein: MTILAPLALLGLLIGIPIILLYMLRLRRREVFISSNFLWQQVVQDTEANTPWQRLKRNLLLLLQLLILLLLVLALVRPAQIVPRIISGKTVILLDASASMRATDGEGGETRFEQARDEALSLAGELGPGDEMSVIRVGDESHILVEYTNSLTELRAAIGAAEPGSGGGDWETALTLAAAGAQDADLFTMVIITDGGIGEIGQLPENIPAPVIVPIGSSSDNIAVTALATRAEPGNAPQLFAQATNFGSSAAEVTMSIRLDGVLWESNTQTISARSQRAFNFPPIEQDFTTVQASLTFDDSVTDYLVLDNSAVNVASEARTRRVLLLSEADNIFLDQVLRSLPGVQTFRGNVNETTLPNQPYDFYIFDGWLPDVLPEADMLIINPPTSSSLFIHGEAVEDVGQITTLLPAHPLLTYVDIDTLNLRQYTRLGGLSWADTLVTVDDDPLLIAGDDRGRQVVILPFDLRDSDLSLRIAWPVLMANVVEWFTPANLVGVEDSVMVGTPLRISAPLGTTTVRVTSPGGDSTTLPAEEDEVLFADVNEPGIYTVDVLGADAVMQTQQVAVTLFGTNESDITPVSPAAITLGGGTIDQAAREEAQLGLDEFWPYLAALALLVLLIEWVVYHQRLRVPTVGQVVGRRLQRSTALR, encoded by the coding sequence ATGACTATTTTAGCGCCACTCGCTTTGCTCGGCCTGCTGATCGGCATTCCCATCATTTTGCTGTACATGCTGCGGCTAAGGCGGCGCGAGGTCTTCATCAGCAGTAACTTTTTGTGGCAGCAGGTCGTCCAGGATACGGAAGCCAATACTCCCTGGCAGCGCCTGAAGCGTAACTTGCTGCTCTTATTGCAACTGCTGATTTTGCTGCTGCTGGTGCTGGCCTTGGTGCGCCCAGCACAGATCGTGCCACGCATTATCTCTGGCAAGACGGTCATTTTGCTGGATGCCAGCGCCAGTATGCGGGCGACCGATGGCGAAGGTGGCGAGACACGCTTCGAGCAGGCCCGCGATGAAGCATTATCATTGGCTGGGGAGCTTGGCCCAGGGGACGAAATGTCCGTGATACGTGTGGGCGATGAAAGCCATATCTTGGTGGAATATACCAACAGCCTCACAGAACTGCGTGCGGCGATTGGTGCTGCTGAACCGGGCAGCGGCGGCGGTGATTGGGAGACGGCGCTCACATTAGCGGCAGCAGGGGCGCAGGATGCCGACCTGTTCACCATGGTGATTATCACGGACGGCGGCATTGGTGAGATCGGCCAACTGCCGGAGAATATCCCCGCGCCTGTGATTGTGCCGATTGGCAGCAGCAGCGACAATATCGCCGTAACGGCGCTGGCAACCCGCGCTGAACCGGGCAATGCGCCGCAGCTGTTCGCCCAGGCGACGAACTTCGGCAGCAGCGCCGCTGAAGTGACCATGAGCATCCGGCTGGATGGGGTTTTGTGGGAGAGCAACACACAGACGATTTCCGCCCGCAGCCAGCGCGCCTTTAATTTCCCGCCTATTGAACAGGACTTCACCACTGTTCAGGCCAGCCTGACCTTTGATGACAGCGTCACGGATTATCTGGTATTGGATAACAGCGCGGTCAATGTCGCCAGTGAGGCCCGTACACGGCGCGTCTTGCTGCTCTCGGAAGCTGACAATATCTTCCTGGACCAGGTGCTGCGATCCTTGCCCGGTGTGCAAACCTTCCGGGGCAACGTAAACGAGACAACCCTGCCCAACCAGCCCTACGACTTCTACATCTTCGATGGGTGGCTGCCGGATGTGCTGCCGGAAGCAGATATGCTCATCATCAACCCGCCAACGAGTAGCAGCCTGTTCATTCACGGTGAAGCTGTTGAGGATGTGGGACAGATCACAACGCTGCTGCCAGCGCATCCCCTGCTGACCTATGTCGATATAGATACGCTCAATCTGCGGCAATATACCCGCCTGGGTGGCCTGTCATGGGCTGATACGCTCGTGACGGTTGACGATGATCCCTTATTAATTGCAGGCGACGACCGTGGGCGACAGGTGGTTATTTTGCCGTTTGATCTGCGCGATAGTGACCTGAGCTTGCGCATTGCCTGGCCTGTACTCATGGCGAACGTGGTGGAATGGTTCACGCCGGCTAATCTGGTTGGCGTAGAAGATAGCGTCATGGTGGGTACGCCGCTGCGCATCAGTGCGCCGTTAGGAACCACGACCGTTCGCGTGACATCACCCGGAGGCGATAGCACTACTCTGCCAGCGGAAGAAGATGAAGTGCTCTTTGCAGATGTGAACGAACCCGGTATCTATACGGTGGATGTGCTCGGTGCGGATGCTGTCATGCAGACGCAGCAAGTGGCTGTGACGCTCTTTGGGACGAACGAAAGCGACATCACGCCCGTGAGCCCTGCTGCGATTACACTGGGCGGCGGGACGATTGACCAGGCCGCGCGTGAAGAGGCGCAGCTTGGCCTGGATGAGTTCTGGCCGTATCTGGCGGCGTTGGCTCTGCTTGTGCTTTTGATCGAGTGGGTTGTTTATCATCAACGGCTGCGCGTGCCGACTGTGGGGCAGGTCGTCGGGCGGCGGCTCCAGCGCAGCACCGCTTTGAGATGA
- a CDS encoding GxxExxY protein — protein MIENQISAGIVDAAIVVHRTLGGPGLLESVYEEALAYELAERGFDVQRQKLIPISYKGHELGTPLRLDLLVNRTVVVECKATTHYNTIYEAQVLTYLRLINLRLGLVINFGERLVKTGIHRVINN, from the coding sequence ATGATTGAAAACCAGATCAGTGCAGGTATCGTTGATGCTGCTATTGTTGTCCACCGGACTCTTGGCGGCCCCGGTTTGCTGGAATCCGTCTATGAAGAAGCTCTCGCTTATGAATTGGCTGAGCGTGGTTTTGATGTTCAACGGCAGAAATTGATACCCATCTCGTATAAAGGTCATGAGTTAGGGACGCCCCTGCGTCTGGATTTACTGGTTAATCGTACGGTGGTTGTCGAATGCAAGGCGACGACGCACTATAACACGATCTATGAAGCACAAGTCCTGACCTATTTGCGCCTCATCAACTTAAGACTCGGTCTTGTCATTAACTTTGGCGAACGTCTTGTTAAAACTGGTATTCATCGCGTTATCAACAATTAA
- a CDS encoding DUF58 domain-containing protein, translated as MTEAQETQLLPEAVRRRLDPLMLVASKMRSGAMKGERRSVKRGTSIEFADYRNYSPGDDLRKLDWNVYARLERPYIKLLEDEEDLAVHLLLDVSGSMDWPRGDEEGGDRAHHKLLYAQRLCAALAYMALSTGDRLLISTLAEGTPQLYGPARGRGRSVAMLRYLHQLRSIGTTDLNKTLANFALRERRAGLVILMSDMFSPGGYLEGLNRLLAKGHEVVLVHILSPDEMTPPLGGDLRLVDVETDRPQEVTIDATMRAIYEQRLRAWLDELRDTCARRGVHYVLAQTDTPFESVILYDLRRLGLVK; from the coding sequence ATGACTGAAGCCCAGGAGACGCAATTACTGCCGGAAGCGGTTCGGCGACGGCTGGACCCGTTGATGCTGGTTGCTAGCAAGATGCGATCTGGCGCTATGAAGGGTGAGCGTCGCAGCGTCAAGCGCGGGACGAGCATCGAGTTCGCTGATTATCGCAATTATTCCCCCGGCGATGACCTGCGCAAGCTCGACTGGAATGTGTATGCTCGCCTGGAACGGCCTTACATCAAGCTATTAGAAGATGAAGAAGACCTGGCTGTGCACCTGCTGCTGGATGTGAGCGGCAGCATGGATTGGCCGCGAGGGGATGAAGAAGGTGGTGACCGCGCCCACCACAAACTGCTTTATGCCCAGCGATTATGTGCTGCCCTGGCTTATATGGCGCTCAGTACCGGGGACCGCCTGCTAATTTCGACCTTGGCTGAAGGGACCCCACAGCTCTATGGGCCGGCGCGGGGTCGGGGTCGCAGTGTCGCTATGCTGCGCTATCTACATCAACTGCGTTCAATAGGGACTACCGACCTCAACAAGACGTTGGCGAACTTCGCCCTGCGAGAGCGTCGCGCCGGGTTGGTCATCTTGATGAGCGATATGTTCTCCCCAGGTGGTTACCTGGAAGGGTTGAATCGGCTGTTGGCTAAGGGGCATGAGGTGGTGCTGGTGCATATTCTCTCGCCGGATGAGATGACGCCTCCTCTGGGCGGCGATCTGCGGCTGGTCGATGTTGAAACGGACCGTCCGCAAGAGGTGACGATTGATGCGACGATGCGCGCGATTTATGAGCAGCGGCTGCGCGCATGGCTGGATGAACTACGCGATACGTGTGCACGGCGTGGCGTCCATTATGTGCTGGCACAGACCGATACGCCCTTCGAGAGTGTGATTCTGTATGATCTGCGCCGCCTGGGGCTGGTGAAGTAG
- a CDS encoding AAA family ATPase, which produces MTSAQAMPPSPPHMQLDEFSALAQAIEREVGKVIVGQHEVVRSALICILAGRHALLEGVPGLGKTMLIRTLADVLDMNFSRIQFTPDLMPADIVGTDILEETEEGRREFRFQAGPIFANLVLADEINRATPKTQSAMLEAMQEKTVTVAGRRYDLEKPFFVLATQNPLEMEGTYPLPEAQLDRFLFKVNVTFPSVDDLVAILDRTTGVDAPEAQTVANAQQVIQMGELALSTPIPTHVSQYVARLVVATHPDSELSTAMSRQYVRVGSSPRGAQALIIGAKVNALLDGRYNVAYDDVAAVAPSALRHRILLNFEGQAEGISTDSIVDDLLKTVKK; this is translated from the coding sequence ATGACTTCAGCCCAGGCGATGCCGCCTTCTCCGCCGCATATGCAGCTTGATGAATTCAGCGCCCTGGCGCAGGCTATCGAGCGCGAAGTTGGCAAAGTGATTGTGGGCCAGCACGAAGTCGTCCGCAGTGCCTTGATCTGTATTCTGGCGGGGCGTCATGCGCTGCTGGAAGGCGTCCCTGGCCTGGGGAAGACGATGCTCATCCGTACCCTGGCCGATGTGCTTGATATGAACTTCTCACGCATTCAGTTTACGCCGGATCTCATGCCTGCTGATATTGTGGGTACGGACATCCTGGAAGAGACTGAAGAAGGCCGTCGTGAGTTCCGTTTTCAGGCCGGGCCGATCTTCGCCAACCTAGTGCTGGCGGATGAAATCAACCGCGCGACCCCCAAGACACAATCCGCCATGCTAGAAGCCATGCAGGAAAAGACAGTCACTGTTGCGGGACGGCGCTATGACCTGGAAAAGCCTTTCTTCGTGCTGGCAACACAAAACCCGCTGGAAATGGAAGGCACTTATCCCCTGCCAGAAGCACAGCTTGACCGCTTCTTGTTCAAGGTGAATGTGACGTTCCCCTCCGTTGATGATCTGGTGGCGATCCTTGACCGCACCACGGGCGTTGACGCGCCAGAAGCGCAAACTGTCGCCAACGCGCAGCAGGTTATCCAGATGGGCGAACTCGCGCTCAGCACGCCCATCCCGACGCACGTCAGCCAGTATGTGGCTCGGCTGGTCGTCGCCACGCATCCTGATAGTGAGCTATCGACAGCCATGTCTCGCCAATACGTCCGTGTCGGGTCGTCGCCGCGAGGTGCGCAGGCCCTCATCATCGGCGCGAAGGTGAACGCGCTGCTGGATGGTCGTTATAACGTGGCTTATGACGATGTGGCGGCTGTGGCGCCATCTGCACTGCGGCACCGGATTTTGCTCAACTTCGAAGGGCAGGCAGAGGGCATCAGTACCGATAGCATCGTGGATGATCTGCTCAAGACGGTCAAAAAATAG
- a CDS encoding toll/interleukin-1 receptor domain-containing protein, which produces MASYQNTFIVPGGIAYLILDTCLNALKQVEAQVIHTDAVHNRIVARTKATPYIPSETLTISIFPQENQQGESRHRITVVSESQDTVANHNQQNTAQFEQAFWALYPGTTTSPYGSSSEAPKQSKFLDPDAFKRATPSEQQASPDDEWLTFDNDDYYDPYAKKDQQASDQWHSGPANSPLMDVFLESINKSRDAQNPAPAEPRVFMSYRRADSADVSGRMYDRLSAAFGQEAIFKDVNNIPIGVNFPDYLLQQVQQCDVLLAIMGPIWANITYTSGAKEGQRRLHDPADFVRIEIESALKIGLPVVPVYVGHASPPALTDLPEVLQPLVWLNGIQVRPDPDFHHDMDRLIEGLRSMKQSSS; this is translated from the coding sequence ATGGCTTCTTATCAGAATACATTTATCGTCCCAGGTGGCATCGCGTATCTCATTTTGGATACCTGCTTAAACGCGTTAAAGCAGGTAGAGGCCCAGGTCATCCACACAGACGCCGTTCATAACCGTATCGTTGCCCGCACGAAGGCCACACCTTACATACCCAGCGAGACGCTGACGATTAGCATCTTCCCTCAGGAAAATCAACAGGGCGAGAGCCGCCATCGCATCACCGTTGTGAGCGAATCCCAGGACACAGTGGCGAACCATAATCAGCAGAACACAGCCCAATTTGAACAAGCCTTCTGGGCTTTATACCCTGGGACCACGACAAGCCCTTATGGCTCATCGTCAGAAGCGCCCAAACAGTCGAAGTTTTTAGACCCGGATGCCTTCAAGCGTGCAACCCCTTCTGAACAACAAGCCAGCCCGGATGATGAATGGCTGACGTTTGACAATGATGATTACTACGATCCCTACGCCAAGAAAGACCAGCAAGCATCCGACCAATGGCATAGCGGCCCGGCCAATTCGCCCCTGATGGATGTCTTCCTTGAGAGCATCAACAAAAGCCGAGACGCACAGAATCCTGCACCCGCCGAGCCACGCGTCTTTATGTCCTATCGCCGGGCCGATAGTGCGGACGTCAGCGGGCGCATGTATGATCGCCTGAGTGCCGCCTTCGGCCAGGAAGCGATCTTCAAAGATGTCAATAATATCCCAATTGGCGTTAACTTCCCGGATTATCTGCTGCAACAGGTGCAGCAGTGTGACGTGCTGCTGGCGATTATGGGGCCTATCTGGGCGAACATCACATATACAAGTGGCGCTAAAGAAGGCCAGCGCCGCCTGCACGACCCTGCTGATTTTGTCCGCATCGAGATTGAATCCGCCCTCAAGATTGGGTTGCCCGTGGTGCCTGTTTACGTTGGGCATGCCAGCCCACCCGCCCTAACGGACCTGCCGGAGGTCTTGCAGCCGCTCGTCTGGCTCAATGGCATCCAGGTCCGCCCAGACCCGGATTTTCATCACGATATGGACCGACTGATTGAGGGCCTGCGCAGCATGAAACAATCATCAAGCTGA
- a CDS encoding NAD-dependent epimerase/dehydratase family protein yields MVKILVIGGTRFIGAKVVETLYDMGHNVAVFNRGQTPNALPDDVQQITGDINDLAASREALQAFAPNVVLHNIVLNKKMVTEMQDIFRGIASRFVLTSSMDVYQSYGRLTGIEDGPVDNTPGDETSPLRTSRFPYRTDDMPPDHRYYDYDKIPAEEAALNDPDLPGTVLRLPMVLGANDAQRRLLPLLQPMRDNRKAIVMDERYAQWVSTYGYVDNVAQAMAMAATDPRAEGQIYNVGDAALSTMDLAEMIREMMEWSGEFLCLPPEELPESLQFGIPNPAQHLVFKAERIQNELGYMPVVQLTEGIRRTIGWELDNPPEPMPEALTDYSAQDAVLAALKR; encoded by the coding sequence ATGGTTAAGATTCTCGTCATTGGTGGGACCCGCTTTATCGGGGCAAAAGTGGTCGAAACGCTGTATGATATGGGCCACAACGTGGCCGTATTCAATCGCGGCCAAACGCCCAACGCCCTGCCAGATGATGTCCAGCAAATTACAGGCGACATCAACGACTTAGCAGCAAGCCGTGAGGCGCTGCAAGCCTTCGCCCCCAATGTGGTGCTGCACAATATCGTCCTGAACAAGAAGATGGTCACGGAGATGCAGGACATCTTCAGGGGTATTGCCAGCCGCTTTGTGCTGACGAGCAGCATGGACGTTTACCAGAGCTATGGGCGGCTGACTGGCATCGAAGATGGCCCAGTCGATAACACGCCCGGTGACGAAACATCCCCCCTGCGCACATCACGCTTTCCCTATCGCACAGATGATATGCCGCCGGATCATCGCTATTACGATTATGACAAAATCCCAGCGGAAGAAGCCGCCCTCAACGACCCGGACCTACCCGGTACGGTCTTGCGGCTGCCTATGGTGCTCGGTGCCAATGATGCACAGCGGCGCTTACTGCCCCTGTTGCAGCCCATGCGTGATAACCGCAAGGCAATCGTCATGGACGAGCGGTATGCACAGTGGGTTAGCACATATGGCTATGTCGATAATGTGGCCCAGGCAATGGCAATGGCCGCGACCGATCCCCGCGCTGAAGGGCAAATCTATAACGTGGGTGATGCGGCGCTTTCTACGATGGATTTAGCGGAAATGATCCGCGAAATGATGGAATGGTCGGGAGAATTTCTCTGTTTACCGCCGGAAGAACTGCCGGAATCGCTGCAATTCGGCATACCGAACCCGGCACAGCATCTGGTCTTCAAAGCGGAGCGCATCCAGAATGAATTGGGTTATATGCCTGTCGTGCAACTGACGGAAGGCATCCGCCGCACAATTGGCTGGGAACTGGATAATCCGCCGGAGCCTATGCCAGAGGCGCTGACAGATTACAGCGCTCAGGATGCCGTACTGGCAGCCCTCAAGCGCTAA
- a CDS encoding DUF3179 domain-containing protein, translating to MRRWLSQNEGVMMAIGLVGVFILFGIFVLERKDMSMGGWRTDFSNSLIDMDELVDGGMGRDGIKPIDSPRFAPADTVDWLGERSPVILVEMSDEIRAYPLAVLMRHEIVNDMFGDVPIAVTFCPLCYSPIVYERAIDGETLRFGVTGYLYKSGFIMWDDRTESWWRQFTGKAIVGDYAGEMLPVVTSQVVGFEVYKERYPEGSVLIGDTCCPDMEYGRNPYISYDSNQEPLLFDDEPDDRMLSTGWVLASIIDDQPIAFPFSILSQEGVIHDTVGDVPVVVFWQPGAASPLDRASIDTSRDVGMAAVFSPIIDGRTLTFEYRAGAIVDTETDSTWNIYGEATDGPLKGQKLTYIECTPHFWFSWAEAHPDTLIYGY from the coding sequence TTGCGGCGTTGGTTATCACAAAATGAAGGCGTTATGATGGCGATTGGCCTGGTAGGCGTCTTCATTCTCTTTGGTATTTTCGTATTAGAACGAAAAGACATGTCGATGGGGGGCTGGCGCACCGATTTCAGCAACAGCCTGATTGATATGGATGAACTCGTTGATGGCGGCATGGGGCGTGATGGCATCAAACCCATTGATTCACCGCGCTTTGCCCCCGCTGATACGGTCGATTGGCTTGGGGAGCGTTCCCCCGTCATCCTTGTGGAAATGAGTGACGAGATTCGCGCTTATCCTCTGGCGGTGCTCATGCGTCATGAGATCGTCAATGACATGTTTGGCGATGTGCCTATTGCCGTGACGTTTTGCCCCCTATGCTACAGCCCGATTGTGTACGAGCGCGCTATTGATGGCGAAACGCTGCGCTTTGGTGTAACGGGCTACCTGTACAAAAGTGGTTTTATCATGTGGGATGACCGCACGGAAAGCTGGTGGCGGCAGTTCACAGGTAAGGCCATTGTGGGCGATTACGCTGGCGAGATGCTGCCCGTCGTGACGTCGCAGGTTGTCGGCTTTGAAGTCTACAAAGAGCGCTACCCTGAAGGGAGCGTGCTGATTGGGGATACCTGCTGCCCGGATATGGAGTATGGGCGCAATCCTTACATTAGCTATGATAGCAATCAGGAGCCGCTGCTCTTCGATGATGAGCCGGATGATCGTATGCTCTCCACGGGTTGGGTTCTGGCTTCTATCATTGATGACCAGCCGATTGCCTTTCCATTTAGCATCCTCTCTCAGGAAGGCGTCATTCACGATACCGTCGGTGATGTGCCGGTGGTGGTCTTTTGGCAGCCCGGTGCCGCCAGCCCATTGGACCGGGCCAGCATTGATACATCTCGTGATGTGGGTATGGCGGCAGTATTCAGCCCGATCATTGACGGGCGAACTCTCACCTTTGAGTACAGAGCAGGCGCTATCGTCGATACGGAGACGGACAGTACCTGGAACATCTACGGCGAAGCAACGGATGGCCCTCTTAAAGGCCAGAAGCTGACTTACATCGAATGTACGCCGCATTTCTGGTTCTCCTGGGCAGAGGCGCATCCTGATACGCTCATCTATGGCTATTGA
- a CDS encoding MFS transporter — MHFPRTKQFWAVGLGHMANDIMMTMGVVLLTFLSGSLLPMTNTQIGLAVSSQQLAGALSQPFFGGIADKRGGRWVGAGGLIGTAVAFLLTIIMAATTHNYVLMLIPFVIQGLGSGAVHPVGMLNAAESDHTRVASNMSYFFLMGQFGGAIGPLLLGILLDAANVSPLVQITQALNIPWLFTVQTHIEPVFLVPLLALPSIIMMTRNIPMRDHVHEARPKRTQEKDAAPVSLLRVAAPFIALTLMVILRALAHPGSVNFIPVLFQQKGWSPAQYGAITSVFWVASGISGVVFGNLADRYDRRRVITASLLLAAPAFFLLPITDGVFAFGLAIAAGGFVGGSHSIIVVLAQDLIPVGKGMAGGAVLGFIFGAGAFGSLIIGTLSDSITLGTTFQLVAVTTAASGIIALFLPRPASQEENDLETEPEPV; from the coding sequence ATGCACTTCCCACGTACCAAACAATTCTGGGCTGTTGGGCTCGGCCATATGGCAAACGACATCATGATGACGATGGGCGTTGTCCTGCTGACGTTCCTGAGCGGCAGTCTTCTGCCCATGACCAATACCCAAATCGGCCTTGCTGTCAGCAGCCAACAACTCGCAGGCGCGCTCAGCCAGCCATTTTTTGGCGGCATCGCTGATAAACGCGGCGGGCGCTGGGTGGGCGCAGGCGGACTTATCGGCACAGCAGTGGCTTTCTTATTGACGATCATCATGGCTGCGACAACGCACAATTACGTCCTGATGTTGATCCCGTTTGTGATCCAGGGCCTGGGCAGTGGGGCTGTGCACCCTGTCGGCATGTTGAACGCAGCCGAGAGCGACCATACACGCGTCGCGAGCAACATGTCCTATTTCTTCCTGATGGGCCAGTTTGGCGGGGCGATTGGCCCCCTATTGCTGGGTATCCTGTTAGATGCCGCCAATGTGTCGCCCCTGGTACAGATCACGCAGGCACTCAATATTCCCTGGTTATTCACAGTACAAACCCATATTGAGCCCGTCTTCCTGGTACCCCTCCTTGCATTACCTTCCATCATTATGATGACGCGCAATATCCCCATGCGGGACCATGTACACGAAGCACGGCCCAAACGCACACAGGAAAAAGACGCTGCTCCAGTTTCCCTATTACGTGTTGCGGCCCCTTTCATCGCGCTAACGCTGATGGTCATCCTGCGCGCCCTGGCACATCCTGGCAGCGTGAACTTTATTCCGGTGCTCTTCCAGCAAAAGGGCTGGTCCCCGGCACAATATGGCGCGATTACGAGCGTCTTTTGGGTGGCATCCGGCATCAGCGGCGTGGTCTTCGGCAATCTGGCGGATCGCTATGATCGGCGGCGGGTCATCACAGCCAGCTTACTCCTGGCGGCCCCGGCGTTCTTTTTGCTCCCTATCACAGATGGCGTGTTCGCCTTCGGGCTGGCGATTGCAGCAGGCGGCTTCGTCGGGGGGTCACACAGCATCATTGTGGTGCTGGCGCAAGATTTAATCCCTGTGGGCAAGGGGATGGCTGGCGGTGCCGTGCTCGGCTTTATTTTTGGGGCGGGGGCCTTCGGCAGTTTGATTATCGGCACACTGTCGGATAGTATCACCCTGGGAACGACATTCCAGCTCGTCGCCGTGACCACAGCAGCCAGCGGCATCATCGCGCTATTCCTGCCACGGCCCGCATCACAGGAAGAAAACGACCTGGAGACGGAGCCAGAACCCGTATAA